In Acipenser ruthenus chromosome 15, fAciRut3.2 maternal haplotype, whole genome shotgun sequence, a genomic segment contains:
- the LOC117411071 gene encoding breast cancer metastasis-suppressor 1-like protein-A, which yields MPVHSREKKESNHEEMEVDYPEHDGSSSDEEDTESSSVSEDGDSSEMDDEDCERRRVECLDEMTNLEKQFTDLKDQLYKERLSQVDAKLQEVIAGKAQEYLEPLATLQDNMQIRSKVAGIYRELSLESVKNKYDCEIQAAFQHWESEKLLLFDTVQSELEEKIRRLEEDRHNIDITSELWNDEIQSRKNKKKDPFSPDKKKKPIVVSGPYIVYMLQDLDILEDWTAIRKAMATLGPHRVKPETSTKGEKHQHSARSEEGRLFYDGEWYSRGQTICIDKKDEYPTSAIITTINHDEVWFKRLDGSKSKLYISQLQKGKYTIKHS from the exons ATGCCGGTGCATTCGAGGGAGAAGAAGGAGAGTAACCATGAAGAAATGGAGGTCGATTACCCGGAGCACGACGGCAGCAGCTCCGACGAAGAGGACACAGAGAGCTCTTCAGTTTCGGAAGATGGAGACAGTTCAG AGATGGATGATGAAGACTGCGAAAGGAGAAGAGTTGAATGCTTAGACGAAATGACTAACCTAGAGAAACAGTTTACAGATCTGAAAGACCA GCTTTATAAGGAACGACTCAGTCAGGTGGATGCCAAGTTACAAGAAGTAATTGCTGGAAAGGCACAAGAATACCTGGAGCCATTGGCCACTCTACAGGACAACATGCAGATTAGAAGTAAAGTGGCAG GGATCTATAGAGAGCTTTCTTTAGAATCTGTGAAGAACAAGTATGACTGTGAAATTCAAGCAGCTTTCCAGCACTGGGAG AGTGAAAAATTGCTTTTATTCGACACTGTTCAAAGCGAACTGGAAGAGAAAATCAGAAGACTTGAAGAAGATAGGCACAATATAGACATCACTTCAG AATTATGGAATGATGAAATCCAGTCAAGGAAGAACAAGAAAAAGGATCCCTTTAGCCCTGATAAAAAGAAGAAGCCAATTGTTGTGTCAG GACCATATATAGTTTACATGCTGCAAGATCTTGATATACTTGAAGACTGGACCGCGATTAGAAAG gcCATGGCTACATTGGGACCCCACAGAGTAAAACCTGAAA CTTCTACAAAAGGTGAAAAACATCAGCACAGTGCCCGATCAGAAGAGGGAAGGTTATTTTATGATGGAGAGTGGTACAGCCGTGGGCAAACGATATGCATTGACAAGAAAGATGAATATCCTACAAG tgccATAATAACCACCATAAACCACGATGAAGTCTGGTTCAAAAGACTGGATGGCAGCAAGTCTAAGCTATATATTTCCCAGCTTCAGAAAGGAAAATACACCATAAAACACTCC